In Myripristis murdjan chromosome 9, fMyrMur1.1, whole genome shotgun sequence, the following proteins share a genomic window:
- the ncaph gene encoding condensin complex subunit 2 — MSAASTPMSRVRPGWASSSLKNKGLSPAACSTPLLAAFPGNDDEQERRQRRRSRVIDLQTATDSSLNESASHSASGTPAAVPKLSNAQISEHYSTCIKLSTENKITTKNAFGLHLIDYMADILKQKDSELTNFKVAAGTLDASTKIYAVRVDAVHADAYRVLGGLGSETKPGEEHGPGAGGEVEGSAVEELAAKQPKKKRPPKKTVEQNLGNINSSESERKCEVDPMFQRMASSFDESSTAGVFLSVLFSEDSRCELLFPSHLTLLQSRPSYTPPPPQQVPASPFMGGLQRSQEKSSICPSLQDFSFTSWNPEQTMNQLLEKMKQGEHVFDLNAAPEPEPEDDDCQDFGQDFDADYEEGQGECADGPKEYKEGCEASGPSKGRDVIPIGEADIATMCLQLSSQPREYSYFSPRTMATWAGPGYWQFKPKHKLDHLPDKETRKRKPKKTFEIDFNDDVNFDTYFRTTRAATTNSKSALSASNKKTTLPADFQFPPETLSQLSLKPSSTLSQEGQKRLSGELGEGIGDYDYNNANDTANFCPGLQGGDSDDDVEGFAGSDDTQPSVDNLPLSLQDPEGISTYGEDDLVPEPHRVNKIEINYAKTAKKMDMKRLKNSMWTLLTESPEKPSEKAETLETSEVPGEKVFSETTETLLQRLPNTMAQNLSVPLAFVALLHLANEKNLELVKVDDMSDIIIRQGL; from the exons ATGAGTGCGGCCTCCACACCCATGTCCCGGGTGCGTCCTGGGTGGGCATCTTCGTCCCTGAAGAACAAGGGTCTGTcccctgcagcctgcagcaccCCACTGCTGGCAGCCTTCCCTGGCAACGATGACGAACAGGAGAGGCGCCAGCGGCGAAGGTCCCGCGTCATTGACCTCCAGACAGCTACTGACTCCTCTCTCAATGAGTCAGCATCCCACAG tgcCTCTGGGACTCCTGCTGCTGTGCCTAAATTGTCAAATGCACAGATTTCAGAGCATTACTCGACTTGCATCAAACTCTCCACGGAGAAT aaaattaccacaaaaaatgCCTTTGGTTTGCATCTGATTGATTACATGGCTGATATTCTCAAACAGAAGGACTCTGAGCTCACAAACTTCAAG GTGGCAGCTGGCACTTTGGATGCAAGCACCAAGATTTATGCTGTCAGGGTGGACGCCGTTCATGCTGATGCCTATAGGGTGCTAGGTGGCTTGGGATCTGAAACAAAGCCTGGAGAAG AACATGGTCCAGGGGCGGGGGGAGAAGTGGAGGGAAGCGCAGTGGAGGAACTGGCCGCCAAACAGCCAAAGAAGAAGAGACCTCCAAAGAAGACTGTGGAGCAGAACCTGGGCAACATCAACAGCTCCGAGTCTGAGAGGAAGTGTGAG GTGGACCCCATGTTTCAGAGGATGGCCTCGTCTTTCGATGAGAGCAGCACGGCAGGTGTCTTCCTGTCGGTCCTCTTCAGTGAGGACAGTCGCTGTGAGCTGCTCTTCCCCTCCCACCTGACCCTGCTCCAGTCTAGACCCTCctacacccccccacccccacagcAAGTCCCTGCATCACCATTTATGG GTGGTCTGCAGCGCTCTCAGGAGAAAAGCTCTATCTGCCCCTCACTGCAGGACTTCTCCTTCACCAGCTGGAACCCTGAGCAG ACCATGAACCAGCTGCTGGAGAAGATGAAGCAGGGTGAACATGTGTTTGATTTGAACGCCGCACCAGAGCCAGAGCCTGAGGACGACGACTGCCAGGACTTTGGCCAGGATTTTGATGCTGACTACGAGGAGGGACAGGGTGAATGTGCGGATGGGCCCAAGGAGTACAAGGAAGGCTGTGAGGCTTCTGGTCCCAGCAAAGGACG GGACGTGATTCCCATTGGGGAGGCAGACATTGCCACCATGTGTCTGCAGCTATCCTCTCAGCCCAGGGAGTACTCCTACTTCAGCCCCAGGACCATGGCCACATGGGCCGGGCCCGGCTACTGGCAGTTCAAACCAAAGCACAAAT TGGACCATTTGCCGGACAAGGAGACACGTAAAAGGAAACCCAAGAAGACCTTTGAAATAGACTTCAACGATGATGTCAACTTTGACACCTACTTCCGCACTACCAGA GCTGCCACCACTAACAGCAAGTCTGCCCTCAGTGCCAGTAACAAGAAAACCACTCTACCAGCAGACTTCCAGTTCCCACCTGAGACCCTGTCCCAACTCAGCCTGAAACCCTCCAGCACG TTGAGTCAAGAAGGCCAAAAGAGGTTGTCTGGCGAGTTAGGAGAAGGCATCGGCGACTACGACTACAACAACGCCAACGACACAGCCAACTTCTGCCCTGGTCTTCAG GGTGGTGACAGTGACGATGATGTTGAAGGGTTTGCTGGTTCAGACGACACCCAGCCCTCAGTTGACAACTTACCTCTTTCCTTGCAAGACCCAGAAGGAATCTCCACCTATGGGGAGGACGATCTGGTGCCCGAGCCACACAGG GTCAACAAGATTGAAATCAACTATGCCAAGACAGCCAAGAAAATGGACATGAAGAGACTGAAGAACAGCATGTGGACTCTTTTGACTGAAAGCCCAGAAAAACCCTCAGAG AAGGCTGAGACCTTGGAGACATCAGAGGTACCTGGGGAGAAAGTCTTCAGTGAGACCACAGAGACGCTTCTACAAAG GCTGCCCAACACAATGGCACAGAACCTGTCCGTGCCTCTGGCATTTGTCGCCCTGCTTCACCTCGCCAACGAAAAG AATTTGGAGCTGGTGAAGGTTGACGACATGTCAGACATCATCATCAGACAAGGTCTCTGA